The DNA segment TGGGACGGGAATATAAGATTCTGGCTGAACTCGGCGACAATGAAAATCCTCATTTTTCACCCGACGGTAACCATATTATTTTTTCATCGACTCGGATGGGACCATCGGAGCTTTATTTGATGGATGTATTCGGGCGCAAACAGCAGCGCTTAACAACTAAAGGGGGATATTCTAACCCGATCTGGTCCCCGTATCGTAAGTAGATATTGACAAATTAGTTAGGCCGACAAAAAATAGGCCAGTTTTTTGTTGACCATTATAAAAATCTTTTTTAGGTTATTGGACAACCTCACTGGATACAAAAAAGTAAGATATAATTTCAAGGAGGACAAAATGAAGAGACTGAGTTTGTTGATTGTCTTGTCAATGTTAGTATTATTCGCCGGATGCCGCAAAACGGTGCCGCCCCCGCCGCCGGAACAGCCCAAAGCAACCGAGCCGGAAGTTAAACCGGAAGAGAAGCCAGCGCCGAAGGAAGAGCCGGTAATCAAGAAGGTCAGCGAAACCGATTTCATGACCGTCTATTTTGACTTCGACAAATATAATCTGGTTGACTCCGCCAAGCAGGCGCTCGATAATAATGCCAAATTATTGAAAGATAATCCAAATCTGGTCGTCAGAATTGAAGGCAACTGCGACGAAAGAGGCACCGTCGAATATAACCTCTCCCTCGGTGAAAAGAGAGCCAACTCGGCCAAAAAATATTTGATGGATCTCGGTATTGAGGAAGGGCGTCTCCAGACCATAAGTTACGGCAAAGAAAAGCCGGTGGCGATGGGTCATGATGAGGCCGCCTGGGCGAAGAACCGCCGGGATGATTTCCGTATCATCTCTCAGTAACCTCAAGAAGGCAAAATGCGTTTGACAGGAAAAATCATGGCCGCCGTCATACCGATGGCGGCCCTGCTTCTCTTCTCCGGCTGTGCCATGAAGACCGACATTATCCGGGTGGAGGATAAAATCGACGCCATGCGGGTCGATCAGCAGAGAATGAATGATACCATGACGCGGCTCGATTCGATGGTGACCGCGGAATCATCGGGCAACTCCGAACTTCGCGCCCAGATGAGCAGCGCCATCTCCGATCTGACCGACCAGTTTCGAATAATGCAGGCCAACATGAACGATTTGATGTCTCAGGTCGGCAATCTGGTGCAGAATCAGAATTCCCGGCCGACTTATGTTGGCCCGCAGACCGGTACCGATTCGACCGGAAAAACTGCCTCTCCCCCGCCGGGTGTCGATTGCCAGACTTTGTACGATGATTCTTTTGTCAATGTCCGTCGCGGGCAGTACCAGGAAGCGATTAAGGGATTCAATGACTACCTGAAGTACTGCGGTACTCAGGAATCGGCCGCCGATGCCCGTTTCTGGATCGGGGAATCATACTACTCTCTCGATGATTACAAAGAGGCCTTGAGTCAATTCTCGCAGGTCATCAAGGATTATCCGTCATCGAAGAAGGGGCCGGGAGCGATGTATAAGATGGGACGCTGCTATGAGGAATTAGGCCAGAAAAAAGAAGCCAAGGCGACCTTTAACAAGATAGTAACATCGTATCCGGGAACACTGGAAGCCACGCAGGCCAAAGAGAAGCTGAAAGATTTGAAGTAGGATATGCCGTCAGGGGCATTGAAAGTACGGGTTTCGACCCCGACCGAGACGATACCATTCGGTCGGGGTTTTTATCAACTGGAAGAAGATGCCTTATACCTTCCCATCGCCTATCCCGGCGAGAATAAAAATCACTTCTTTTCATTTTTAGAATCTGATTTCGTATCGATGCAAATGGATCGTGAAGGGCGGCTGATTTTCATCGAATTGTCTTTGCCGCGGCGGCGATGGCACGCGCTCCAGACTCTGGTTCCGCCGGAAAGCGCCGCTCCGGGGAATATCCGCTTCCTTGATTTCCGTCAGCGTCTGGCAGAACCGTCGATTTTGTGTGATTTACGCCGTCAATATGTCATGATTCGGTTCAGTCAGGGTCCGGCGACGCATAATTATTCCCTGGCTCAAAATATGATCGCGCAAATAGATCGCCATGATCGTCTGGCCGCAATTTGGGTATCGGATATCATCGATGATATTGCCGGGCAGGAACTATCCGCCTGGCGGAAGGCGATCCGAAATCATTCGACGGCGATCATTGCCACCTAATCGCCTCTTTTAATATTTCTGATAATTGCGGGTTTTCAAAGTGACCCGGATGTGATACCATTTTTATCTCCCGATGTCGTTATTGAGAAGGAGAAAGAAATGGGCATTTTTTTATATATAGATATCGATGCCTTTTTTGCATCGGTGGAGCAATCGATAAACCCGTCGCTGGTGGGACGGCCGGTTATGGTCGGGGGCCATAAGGGCGAACGCGGGGTGGTGGCCTGTCCCAGTTATGAGGCGCGGGCCCGGGGGGTGCGGACCGGAACGACTCTGCACGAGGCGGCGCGCTTGATTCCCGACGGCATTTTTCTTCGGGGTGATTACAACCGCTATCAGCATTTCTCCAATCGTTTTTATGAAATCCTTTGCCGGTATACCCCGGAACTCGATCGGATTTCCCAGGATGAGGCCTGCCTTAATATCGGCGGAGCACTTCGGCCATACGGAACGGCGCGAGAATTGGCCCAAAATCTACAGATGGAAGTCCGGCAGACTCTTGCCCTTTCTACCTCCATAGGCATTGGGCCGAGCCGCGTGGCGGCCAAGATCGCATCAGAGTACAAGAAGCCGCTGGGGCTGACTATAATCGACAGCGGCAATGTCAATTCCTTCTTCAAAGATCTGGCGGTTCGGAATATTCCGGGCGTGGGCCGGGGAACGGAAAAAACCCTTCACGAAATGGGGATTGATACCGCCGGACAATTGGCGGCCGTGCCGGAGGAATATCTGGAGACGATTTTTGGAATTAATGGCCTGAAAATGGCCGCCTATAGTCGTGGCGAAGACGGCCCGCGTCTGCGTGACTATAAGGTGATCCGTTCCGTGAGCCGCGAGACCGGATTCGCCGATGATATCACCGATCGGCGCATGCTCCTTTCCCATTATTATTATCTTCTGGAACGGGGAACAGCCAAATTGCGTTGCCTGCACAAGAAGGCGGCAACAATCAAGGTGAAATTCCGTTATGCCGATTTCGAGACGATTGAGGGGATTGGCCGTATCGCTCCCCCCTCCAATGATGAAACCACAATTTTTCCGACGGTAGAGAGAATGTTCGACGGGATGTTCACGCGGCGGCGGGGAATCCGTCTGGCTGGGATCGCCCTAGCCAATCTTAAAAATTATGCTGAAAATGAATCGTTCCTGAATGACACGACCGAGAAATCTAGCCGGCTTCTTAAGAGTCTTGATGCGGCGCGCGGCCGGAGCGGCTTCTTTTCTTTGATGACCGGGCGGACACTGTCACTGTCGGAGCGATATAAAAAAGGAGATACCGGATATGTCCTCCGTACTCCCGGCCTTTCGCAGTAGCTATTCCCTTCTTTATGGGACAACACCCCCGGAGGAGATCGCAAAGGCGGCGGCGCATGATGGATATAAAAGCGCCATTCTGGCGGATAAGAACAATCTGTATGCATGTTATGATTTCTATTATGCCGCCAAGGATCTGGGGATAGAGCCAATTATCGGGGCGGAGATCACGACCGAATTGGGAGATCTCTTTTTCCTGTGCCAAAATCATGAGGGCTTTAAGAATCTTTGCCGGATTATCACACATTATCAATTGCAGGAACTTCCCGATGCCGTTCTGCTCGAGAGATGGAAACAGAATCTTATCTGCCTGACTTCAGCCACGGACAACGCCGACATTCTCAAAGATATTTATGGCGATTCGTTTTATTTGATTATCAATCACGCCAATCCGTCAAGAGTATCGCGGCAGGCGGAGGCGCGGGGAATTCGGCAGGCGGCCTTCCCGACCGTGGCGTTTCTCAAGACGGACGATTACCCCCGGCACCGGCTGCTCCGCGCCATAAATGGCGGATATTTGCTGAATAATCTCCCCCCTTCGGGAATGGCGGGCGACGGGGAATATCTGCGGACGCAGGAATGGTACTCGCGTTTCTTTGTACCATTTCCCGCCGCTATTCGCGGCAATGCGGAAATCGGTGAAAGGTGCCGGCTTCAGTTTCCTCAAAAAACGAATATCCTCCCCGATGTCCCGATCGAAGGGGATCATTTCCGCAAATTGAGAGACGACGCCCTCAGGGGACTTCAGAAACGTCGACTCAATCCCGATGGAAGGTATCTGGCGCGACTCGAATATGAACTATCGGTCATACAGAGAACCGGCTTTGTCGATTATTTCCTGATTGTAGGAGAAATCATCGACTTCTGCCGCCACAATGATATCGCCTGTGTCGGGCGGGGATCGGCGGCGGGTTCACTGGTGTCGTTCGGCCTCGGGATAACCGAAGTCGATCCGATCCTGGAAAATCTTTATTTCGAGCGGTTCCTCAATGAAGCCCGGTCCGACTGCCCTGATGTCGATATTGATATTGACTGGCGGCGGCGGGATGAAGTTTTGGATTTTATTTACAGGCGGTATGGTGACGATCATGTAGCCATGATGGCCACCTATACCCGATTCCAGAGCCGTCTGGCCGTACGGGAAACAGCCAAGGCCTTCGGATTTGATCCCGATGAAATAGATCGCTTTATCAAGCGCCTCCCCTCGGAATCGTGGGATAATCTTGAAATGCGGCGGGAGGCACGACAACTGCCCCGCTCCCTGCAGAATGATTGGGAGCGGTTTGAACCGATAATGACCGCGGCGCGCTCGCTTGCCGGTCTCCCCCGTCATCTCGGGATTCATTCCGGAGGAATTGTCATCACGCCGGAACCGCTGACCGATTATGTCCCGCTGGAGCGAGCCACAAAGGGGCTGGTCGTAACGCAGTGCGATATGTATCAGGCGGAAAAAATCGGACTGGTCAAAATTGATATTCTCGGTCAGCGCGGGCTGGCGGTGATCGCTGATTGCTACAAAACGGCCCGCGAAGAAAGAGGGGCCGATTTCCACATTCCCGAAGGGGATCCGAAAACATACGAAATGCTTCAGGCGGGAAAGACGATTGGGGTTTTTCAGATCGAGTCGCCGGGACTGCGGGCCCTCTTGAGGGATTTGCGGCCGACTTGCCTGAATGATATTACCCTGGCCCTGGCGCTGATTCGGCCGGGAGCGTCCGAATCGGGAATGAAGCAAGTCTTTCTTAATCGTTTTCACAAGAAGGAGCCGATTGCCTTTCCCGACCGGCGGCTGGAAACGGTGCTTCAGGAAACAAACGGGGTTTTTATATATCAGGAACAGGTGATACTGGCGGCTCGGCAAATCGCGGGATTTAATCTTGCCGCCTCGGATCTGCTGAGACGGGCCATCACGAAAAAGCGAAAAGATAATCGGGTCGAAAAACTAAAAAATCGCTTCTTGGCCGGGGCCCATCGGAACGGGGTAAATCCGCGCACGGCCGAAGAGATTTTCGGCCAACTGCGGCAGTTTGCGTCATTTGGTTTTTGCAAGGCCCATGCCGCCACCTATGGATATCTGGCCTATCAATCCGCCTACTTTAAGATCCATTTCCCCGTCCCGTTCATGACGGCGGTTCTTCGCAATGGGGGGGGCTATTATCCCTCGGCGGTCTATACAGCCGAGGCGCGGCGGTTGGATATCAAAATTTCCGCACCGCGCATAAATATCTCAGCAGAATCGGATACCAATCAAGATAGAACGATTTTCCTGGGACTGGCAAGGGCCAAAGAAGTCTCAGCCGACGTCGTGGCTCAGATTAAGCGGAAACAGCCCTTTANGTCGTTCCACGATTTTCTCTCCCGAATGCGGATCTCAAAACCGGAGATGGAGAACCTTATAAAAGTCGGTTTTTTCGATGAGATGGACGGATCCCGCCCCAAATTACTATGGGAATACCGGCTAACGGCAAAAAAAAATCCGCCGAGGGGGGGTGGTTTTTTTAGAGAAATTATGGAACGACCCGGCTTGAAAGAAATGCCTTTGACCCCGATGAATCGCTATGAAATTTTTCGGGCCGAGAATGAGATTCTGGAAATCTCGGTCTCCTTTCACCCGCTTTCTCTTTTTGAATCTTATCGGCCCATCGATGTGGCTTCCGTCCTTCGGGAAAAAACCGGATCCGATGTCACGCTGACGGGGTGGCTGGCGGACCGAAAACGGATTAAGACCCGAAACGGGAAAAGCATGGTTTTTCTTACTCTCGACTCCTTGTCTGACACTTTCGAAGTCATTCTATTCCCCGATGCTTACGAGCGATTCCGGGAAACAATTCGCCGCTATCGCTATCTGGCCATCGAGGCCAGGATCAACCTGGAAGATGGGCACCCGGCGGCGGTGGCGAAGGAAATTTATCCCGCCCCGACCGGCCTTAAGGAAATGAAATATATTTAGCAATTGACAGGACTGCGGCCACCCTCTTAATTAACCCCATGCTAATTCCAGCCAAAGTCAAAGATCAATATCGGCGTCTGATAGAGGAGATAAGACATCATGATCATATGTATTATGTCCTCGATCATCCGGAAATAAGCGACGCCGAATATGACCGCCTGTTCGATCACCTGCTGAAAATCGAAGAGGAATATCCCGATATCGTTGCGCCCGATTCCCCTTCTCAGAGGGTCGGGGCGAGACCATCGGAAGCCTTTCAAACGGTCACCCATCGGATGCGTATGCTATCTCTCCAGAAGGTAATTTCCCCGGATGAATTTGATGATTTCGACCGCCGTGTCAAAGAAGGTCTGGAAACAAACACGGACATCGAATACACGGTCGAGCCGAAGCTGGATGGCCTGGCGGTAGAGCTGACTTATCAGAAGGGTCTATTCACCACCGGCTCCACCCGGGGGGACGGAACCAGGGGCGAGGATGTCACGCAAAATTTGAAAACTATCCGAGCCATTCCGATTAAACTCTCCGAAGGAACGGCTAAAAAATACCCTCTCCTCGAAATCAGAGGTGAAGTAATAATCCGAAAGGCCTCCTTCGACAAACTGAATCGCAAAATGCAGGAGCAGGAATTGCCGCCGTTCGCCAATCCGCGAAACGCCGCGGCCGGGTCGTTGCGGCAGTTGGATCCGCGAGTGACGGCTTCGCGTCCCCTGATATTTTATGCCTATGGAATATCGGCAACGGACTTGCCGGGATTAGAAACTCAGTTTGATGCTATGGAATTCCTGAAAAATGAAGGATTTCTTGTAAACGAATTTGTCGCGCGGGTCAAAGGAGCGGAACCAGTCAAGGGGCATTTTGAAGAGCTTGCCGAAAAGCGTCCGCTACTCGATTATGAAATTGACGGGATGGTAATCAAGGTCAATAATTTTGCCGCTCAGATCCGATTGGGAGAAATATCCCGCGCTCCCCGCTGGGCGGTGGCGTGGAAATTTGCCGCCGAAGAAGCCGAAACCCGTGTAATCGACATCATGTTTTCTGTGGGACGAACCGGAATAATAACACCCGTGGCGAAATTGGAGCCGGTGCGGGTATCAGGAGTGACCATATCGAGTGCATCACTCCATAACGAAGATGAAATGCTCGCCCTTGATCTTAGAATCGGAGATCATGTAATAATCCGGCGGGCCGGTGATGTCATTCCGGAAGTGGTGGAAGTCCTCAAGCAGAAACGAATCGGCGATGAGAAGAAAGTGGCGATGCCGCAGGTTTGTCCCTCCTGCGGGACCAAGACGGTCCGGCCGGAGGGTGAGGCGGCGCACCGCTGTCTCAATTCCGCCTGTCCGGCGCAGGTTATAGAGCGCATATTTCACTTCGCGTCAAAAGAAGCCATGGATATCGAAGGCCTGGGGGAAAAACTGGCGGCTCAATTGACTGCGGAAAATCTAGTGAAGGATCCCTCGGACCTTTACGCATTGATCAAGGAAAACCTTTTGCCGCTGGATTTGATGGGTGATAAAAAGGCCCAGAATTTATTGGACGCTATCAAGGCTTCTAAGAAAAGAACGCTTCCCAACATTCTTGTGGCGCTGGGGATTTTTGGCGTCGGCGAAACCGCCGCCCGGATTCTGGCGGAGGCTTTTGGAACCTTCGACAAAATATACAATTCTACCGTCGATGAATTGATTACGGTAGACGGTATCGGACCGATAATCGCGCAATCAATTGTCGACTATTTTGCCAATCCCGGCAATCAAAAAATGATTTCCAAAATGAGAAATGCGGGAGTCGAATTTCCCCCGTATGCCATCAAAAGGCAAATCTCGGCCATATCCGGCAAGACTTTCGTGATCACAGGCACCCTATCGGCTTCCCGTGATAAATTCAAAGAGATGATTGAGGCCGCCGGGGCCAAGGTTGCCGGTTCGGTCTCGGCCAAGACCGATTATCTGCTTTGCGGTATTGATGCCGGAAGCAAGCTGGAGAAAGCGCGGGAACTTGGCGTCAAGATAATAACCGAAGAGGATTTGAATAGTCTGTTGGGAAATTAGACCTCTCCCCTCACTGAACAATATAAAATTGAAACCGCGTGTTGTTTTTGTCCGTATCTGGAAATAGAAGCCCAAATTTCTGATAAGGACGAAACAATGAAGACTCTGGTATTATCTATTTGCCTGTTTATGCTGGCGTCGGTCGCACTGGCGGATCAGAGTACGCAGGAACGATTTCCCTGCAAAGGCGAAAGAATCATGTCTGACGCCGACTATTCTGTCGAACTGCAGGGAGAGACCATAATCCTTTATCCCGCCCACGGTCATTACCAAACTATAAGAATTACGCCCGAGTACGAATTGTATGTCGACAATAAGGAAATCAAACTCAAGAGTGATCAACAGGAACTGGTGAAGAAATTTCACCAGAGTATGATGGAGCTTTTAGATCAGGCCAAGGATATCGGTTGGGAGGGAGCAAAAATCGGGGTTCAGGGGGCAGCCCTGGGTGTAAAGGCGGTCGGGAGCGTCTTCAAATTAGTATTGCCGGGGTATGATACCGATGATCTGGAGCGGGAATTGGATCGGGAATCGGCCAAGATTGAAGCCAAGGCGGCCAAATTGGAAGTAAAGGCCAAGGAGCTGGAAAAGGAAGCCGATAATTTAAAGGATTTGCAGGCGGAAATGAAAGATTCCATTCCGGAACTTGACGAGTTGGATTGGTTTTAGATTCCCCTCCGGAAAAAAATTCTGTTGTGACGATTATACTCTGGAAAAAAGGAGGAGTTTTATGAACTCCTCCTTTTCATTAATATCTGAATTGAAATTATAATTTGCCGGCCACGGCGTTGGCAATATCGAGCGTCCCGGCGTTACCGCCCATGTCGTACGTCCGTACTTTGCCTTCTTTGATAACTGCGGCTATGGCGTTTTCAAGCACCACCGACTTATCTTTCTCGCCCAGCCACTCCAGCATCAATACGACCGTAAGGAGCATCGCCATCGGATTGACCTTATGCATACCCGCATATTTGGGTGCCGAGCCGTGGGTCGGCTCGAATACGGCATAATTGTCGCCGATATTTCCCGAGGAGGCAAAACCGAGCCCCCCGACCAATTGCGCGCAGAGGTCGGAAATTATATCGCCAAACATATTCGAAGTTACCAGGACCGAGTAGTCCAGCGGATTTTTAATCAGCCACATGCACATGGCGTCAATATTAGCCTCATAAAGAGTTATGCCGGGATAATTTTTGGCTACTTCGCGGGCGGTTCTTACCATCAGCCCCGAAGTCTCGCGGATGACATTCGGCTTTTCCACGACCGTAACCGATTTGCGCCCGGTCTTTTTAGCATACTCGAAGGCATCAGTAACAATATTGCGGCACCCGGTTTTGGTGTTGATCCGCAGAGAAACCGCCACCTCCCCGGAAGGATGCTTATCGAATTTCTTCATTTTGGCGTTATGTTTTTTAATCGCCTCGCGAACTTCATCGGGGAAAGGGAAAAATTCGACACCGGCGTACAAATCTTCGGTATTTTCGCGAAAGACGACGATATCAACCCCTTCCTTGTAATTCAGAGGATTTCCCGGATATGCTTTGCAGGGACGCAGATTGGTACGAAGGTTGAATTCCTGCCGCAGACGAACAATGGGAGAAGTGTATACGAGCCCCTTGCCTTTAAGAGCCGGGACCAGTTCTGCTTCGGCCTCTTCTTTTGGCTTGGAAGTAATGGCCCCAAACAAACTGCAGTCGGTATTTTTCAGAATCTGAATACTGCGATCCGGAAGCGGATTTCCCTCCTTGCACCAAAATTCCCAGCCGATATCGGTAGGGACATATTCCGCATCAAATTTGAATTTATCCAGAACAATGCGAGCCGCATCCATTACATCGACGCCGATACCGTCGCCCGGCATCCACGATATCTTGTACTTTGCCATATCCTTATCAGTCTCCTGATACTATAGGTGGAAGGTTAAGTTGATTAAATGAGAATCCCCAAGATTATTTTTGTAAGGCACAAAGGCGTAGTCGACACGGAAATTGCGCTGAACGAAGCCGACGCCCGCCGAAAAATCTTTG comes from the Candidatus Zixiibacteriota bacterium genome and includes:
- the ligA gene encoding DNA ligase; this encodes MLIPAKVKDQYRRLIEEIRHHDHMYYVLDHPEISDAEYDRLFDHLLKIEEEYPDIVAPDSPSQRVGARPSEAFQTVTHRMRMLSLQKVISPDEFDDFDRRVKEGLETNTDIEYTVEPKLDGLAVELTYQKGLFTTGSTRGDGTRGEDVTQNLKTIRAIPIKLSEGTAKKYPLLEIRGEVIIRKASFDKLNRKMQEQELPPFANPRNAAAGSLRQLDPRVTASRPLIFYAYGISATDLPGLETQFDAMEFLKNEGFLVNEFVARVKGAEPVKGHFEELAEKRPLLDYEIDGMVIKVNNFAAQIRLGEISRAPRWAVAWKFAAEEAETRVIDIMFSVGRTGIITPVAKLEPVRVSGVTISSASLHNEDEMLALDLRIGDHVIIRRAGDVIPEVVEVLKQKRIGDEKKVAMPQVCPSCGTKTVRPEGEAAHRCLNSACPAQVIERIFHFASKEAMDIEGLGEKLAAQLTAENLVKDPSDLYALIKENLLPLDLMGDKKAQNLLDAIKASKKRTLPNILVALGIFGVGETAARILAEAFGTFDKIYNSTVDELITVDGIGPIIAQSIVDYFANPGNQKMISKMRNAGVEFPPYAIKRQISAISGKTFVITGTLSASRDKFKEMIEAAGAKVAGSVSAKTDYLLCGIDAGSKLEKARELGVKIITEEDLNSLLGN
- a CDS encoding putative DNA polymerase III subunit alpha (Evidence 3 : Putative function from multiple computational evidences), which produces MSSVLPAFRSSYSLLYGTTPPEEIAKAAAHDGYKSAILADKNNLYACYDFYYAAKDLGIEPIIGAEITTELGDLFFLCQNHEGFKNLCRIITHYQLQELPDAVLLERWKQNLICLTSATDNADILKDIYGDSFYLIINHANPSRVSRQAEARGIRQAAFPTVAFLKTDDYPRHRLLRAINGGYLLNNLPPSGMAGDGEYLRTQEWYSRFFVPFPAAIRGNAEIGERCRLQFPQKTNILPDVPIEGDHFRKLRDDALRGLQKRRLNPDGRYLARLEYELSVIQRTGFVDYFLIVGEIIDFCRHNDIACVGRGSAAGSLVSFGLGITEVDPILENLYFERFLNEARSDCPDVDIDIDWRRRDEVLDFIYRRYGDDHVAMMATYTRFQSRLAVRETAKAFGFDPDEIDRFIKRLPSESWDNLEMRREARQLPRSLQNDWERFEPIMTAARSLAGLPRHLGIHSGGIVITPEPLTDYVPLERATKGLVVTQCDMYQAEKIGLVKIDILGQRGLAVIADCYKTAREERGADFHIPEGDPKTYEMLQAGKTIGVFQIESPGLRALLRDLRPTCLNDITLALALIRPGASESGMKQVFLNRFHKKEPIAFPDRRLETVLQETNGVFIYQEQVILAARQIAGFNLAASDLLRRAITKKRKDNRVEKLKNRFLAGAHRNGVNPRTAEEIFGQLRQFASFGFCKAHAATYGYLAYQSAYFKIHFPVPFMTAVLRNGGGYYPSAVYTAEARRLDIKISAPRINISAESDTNQDRTIFLGLARAKEVSADVVAQIKRKQPFXSFHDFLSRMRISKPEMENLIKVGFFDEMDGSRPKLLWEYRLTAKKNPPRGGGFFREIMERPGLKEMPLTPMNRYEIFRAENEILEISVSFHPLSLFESYRPIDVASVLREKTGSDVTLTGWLADRKRIKTRNGKSMVFLTLDSLSDTFEVILFPDAYERFRETIRRYRYLAIEARINLEDGHPAAVAKEIYPAPTGLKEMKYI
- a CDS encoding hypothetical protein (Evidence 5 : Unknown function); translation: MPSGALKVRVSTPTETIPFGRGFYQLEEDALYLPIAYPGENKNHFFSFLESDFVSMQMDREGRLIFIELSLPRRRWHALQTLVPPESAAPGNIRFLDFRQRLAEPSILCDLRRQYVMIRFSQGPATHNYSLAQNMIAQIDRHDRLAAIWVSDIIDDIAGQELSAWRKAIRNHSTAIIAT
- a CDS encoding exported hypothetical protein (Evidence 5 : Unknown function), whose amino-acid sequence is MKTLVLSICLFMLASVALADQSTQERFPCKGERIMSDADYSVELQGETIILYPAHGHYQTIRITPEYELYVDNKEIKLKSDQQELVKKFHQSMMELLDQAKDIGWEGAKIGVQGAALGVKAVGSVFKLVLPGYDTDDLERELDRESAKIEAKAAKLEVKAKELEKEADNLKDLQAEMKDSIPELDELDWF
- a CDS encoding Isocitrate/isopropylmalate dehydrogenase, producing MAKYKISWMPGDGIGVDVMDAARIVLDKFKFDAEYVPTDIGWEFWCKEGNPLPDRSIQILKNTDCSLFGAITSKPKEEAEAELVPALKGKGLVYTSPIVRLRQEFNLRTNLRPCKAYPGNPLNYKEGVDIVVFRENTEDLYAGVEFFPFPDEVREAIKKHNAKMKKFDKHPSGEVAVSLRINTKTGCRNIVTDAFEYAKKTGRKSVTVVEKPNVIRETSGLMVRTAREVAKNYPGITLYEANIDAMCMWLIKNPLDYSVLVTSNMFGDIISDLCAQLVGGLGFASSGNIGDNYAVFEPTHGSAPKYAGMHKVNPMAMLLTVVLMLEWLGEKDKSVVLENAIAAVIKEGKVRTYDMGGNAGTLDIANAVAGKL
- a CDS encoding exported hypothetical protein (Evidence 5 : Unknown function) encodes the protein MAAVIPMAALLLFSGCAMKTDIIRVEDKIDAMRVDQQRMNDTMTRLDSMVTAESSGNSELRAQMSSAISDLTDQFRIMQANMNDLMSQVGNLVQNQNSRPTYVGPQTGTDSTGKTASPPPGVDCQTLYDDSFVNVRRGQYQEAIKGFNDYLKYCGTQESAADARFWIGESYYSLDDYKEALSQFSQVIKDYPSSKKGPGAMYKMGRCYEELGQKKEAKATFNKIVTSYPGTLEATQAKEKLKDLK
- a CDS encoding hypothetical protein (Evidence 5 : Unknown function); translated protein: MKSVSLTFLITGSSFGAGFSSGLTSGSVALGCSGGGGGTVLRHPANNTNIDKTINKLSLFILSSLKLYLTFLYPVRLSNNLKKIFIMVNKKLAYFLSA
- a CDS encoding putative DNA polymerase IV (Evidence 3 : Putative function from multiple computational evidences) — translated: MGIFLYIDIDAFFASVEQSINPSLVGRPVMVGGHKGERGVVACPSYEARARGVRTGTTLHEAARLIPDGIFLRGDYNRYQHFSNRFYEILCRYTPELDRISQDEACLNIGGALRPYGTARELAQNLQMEVRQTLALSTSIGIGPSRVAAKIASEYKKPLGLTIIDSGNVNSFFKDLAVRNIPGVGRGTEKTLHEMGIDTAGQLAAVPEEYLETIFGINGLKMAAYSRGEDGPRLRDYKVIRSVSRETGFADDITDRRMLLSHYYYLLERGTAKLRCLHKKAATIKVKFRYADFETIEGIGRIAPPSNDETTIFPTVERMFDGMFTRRRGIRLAGIALANLKNYAENESFLNDTTEKSSRLLKSLDAARGRSGFFSLMTGRTLSLSERYKKGDTGYVLRTPGLSQ
- a CDS encoding conserved exported hypothetical protein (Evidence 4 : Unknown function but conserved in other organisms), which produces MKRLSLLIVLSMLVLFAGCRKTVPPPPPEQPKATEPEVKPEEKPAPKEEPVIKKVSETDFMTVYFDFDKYNLVDSAKQALDNNAKLLKDNPNLVVRIEGNCDERGTVEYNLSLGEKRANSAKKYLMDLGIEEGRLQTISYGKEKPVAMGHDEAAWAKNRRDDFRIISQ